In Blautia wexlerae DSM 19850, a single window of DNA contains:
- a CDS encoding GNAT family N-acetyltransferase — protein sequence MDNKIIIRTASAADAPALLKIYRPYVENTAITFEYDVPSTEEFASRIQHTLRKYPYLVAEEKGTLLGYAYAGPFHERPAYDWAVETSIYVDQSLKHRGIGRMLHDALETALREQGILNMNACIAYPPKEDEHLDKNSVEFHTHMGYRLVGEFHKCGYKFNHWYNMVWMEKLIGEHLTVQEPPKFPLL from the coding sequence ATGGACAATAAAATAATAATCCGTACCGCTTCTGCTGCAGATGCACCGGCACTGCTTAAAATTTACAGACCATATGTAGAAAATACAGCCATCACCTTTGAATATGATGTTCCCTCCACAGAAGAATTTGCTTCCCGAATTCAACACACTCTGAGAAAATACCCTTACCTTGTAGCTGAGGAAAAAGGAACTTTGCTTGGATATGCATATGCAGGTCCTTTCCATGAAAGACCTGCATATGACTGGGCTGTGGAAACATCTATTTATGTTGATCAGTCTCTTAAACACAGAGGGATAGGCCGCATGCTTCATGATGCCCTTGAAACCGCTTTACGTGAGCAGGGTATCTTGAATATGAATGCCTGCATTGCCTATCCTCCAAAGGAAGATGAACATCTTGACAAAAACAGTGTGGAATTTCACACTCATATGGGATATCGTCTTGTAGGTGAGTTCCATAAATGCGGTTACAAATTCAACCACTGGTATAATATGGTCTGGATGGAGAAGCTGATCGGTGAACATCTAACAGTTCAGGAGCCACCGAAATTCCCTCTCCTGTAG
- a CDS encoding LytR/AlgR family response regulator transcription factor gives MKTIVVCDDVEIERLLLKEILCQYFEEINEEVSIVEYDSGETLIADVEEGYIAMDLLFLDICMKKLNGMETARKLRQIQCKVPIIFLTASPDYAIESYEVQASGYLLKSFSEEKLMKLLNRILKTDMKRRVAIKNRRQYRYPCTDDIMYIDSDKHNVTLHLSDGSEIITVDKLGEIEKRINEKRFLRCHQSYLVNMDYIKDVEDDFIMEDGTLVPIRVRGRKEILDTYYDYFVNHFGDSKDTFAE, from the coding sequence ATGAAAACGATCGTCGTTTGTGATGATGTTGAGATTGAAAGACTTCTTTTAAAAGAAATATTGTGTCAGTATTTTGAAGAAATAAATGAAGAGGTTTCAATTGTAGAATATGATTCAGGAGAGACGCTTATAGCCGACGTGGAAGAAGGATACATTGCTATGGATCTGCTTTTTCTGGATATTTGTATGAAGAAACTTAATGGAATGGAAACTGCAAGAAAATTGAGACAGATACAGTGTAAGGTGCCGATCATTTTTCTTACCGCCTCACCGGATTATGCCATAGAGAGTTATGAAGTACAGGCTTCCGGATATTTGTTGAAATCATTTTCAGAAGAGAAACTGATGAAACTTCTGAACAGGATTCTTAAAACGGATATGAAAAGGCGTGTTGCGATCAAAAACAGAAGACAGTACCGTTATCCATGTACAGATGATATCATGTATATTGACAGCGATAAACATAATGTCACCCTGCATCTGTCAGATGGTTCCGAAATTATAACAGTGGACAAGCTGGGAGAAATTGAGAAGAGAATTAACGAGAAACGTTTTCTGCGCTGCCATCAGAGTTATCTGGTGAATATGGATTATATTAAGGATGTAGAGGACGATTTTATTATGGAAGATGGAACACTTGTGCCTATACGTGTTCGTGGGCGGAAAGAAATACTGGATACGTACTATGATTATTTTGTAAATCATTTTGGAGACTCAAAGGACACTTTTGCAGAATAA
- a CDS encoding DHHW family protein: MKKSLRNYRLFFHRMGLLFLFIPLIVLILSIVLPDRGFSEKENRVLSSLPHLNGSQIASGGFEKQFETYENDQFPLRDLWITLKAGTDRLMGKVESNGVYVGKSGYLMEEFKAPDQTQYDATVKAMTDFAQKHSDLKQYALIAPNSVNILSDRLPAFAPVQDQNSWLDSLSASLTDAGVTFIDVRSTFKDHKMEDLYYHTDHHWTTQGAYYAYLKAAKDMGIDTSADTYDKAPVTRSFQGTLSAKSGFRSGEKDEIDVFLPTGDQALSSVVNYVDEQKKSASFYDTEKLETRDKYALFFGGNHAQIKISTPTETDNTLLVLKDSYANSFIPFLAQHYRKIIMIDPRYYFGDLEQLMQVENVQEILYLYNANTFFTDTSLELALTTAEQDSSDTSDIR; encoded by the coding sequence ATGAAAAAATCATTAAGAAATTATCGTTTATTTTTCCACAGAATGGGACTTTTATTTTTATTTATCCCCTTGATCGTACTCATTCTGAGCATTGTGCTTCCTGACAGAGGGTTTTCTGAAAAAGAAAACCGCGTACTTTCTTCCCTGCCTCATTTAAACGGCAGTCAGATTGCTTCCGGCGGATTTGAAAAACAATTTGAAACCTATGAAAATGATCAGTTTCCACTTCGAGATCTGTGGATTACCCTGAAAGCCGGAACTGACCGTCTGATGGGCAAAGTAGAATCTAATGGCGTATACGTTGGAAAATCCGGATATCTTATGGAAGAATTTAAAGCGCCTGATCAGACACAGTATGACGCCACTGTAAAAGCAATGACTGACTTTGCGCAAAAACATTCTGATCTGAAACAATATGCACTGATTGCCCCAAATTCTGTGAATATCCTGAGCGACAGGCTTCCTGCTTTTGCCCCTGTCCAGGATCAGAATTCCTGGCTTGACAGCCTCTCTGCCTCCCTGACCGATGCAGGTGTGACCTTTATTGATGTTCGCAGCACTTTTAAAGATCACAAAATGGAAGACCTCTATTATCACACTGATCATCACTGGACTACCCAGGGTGCTTATTATGCCTATCTTAAGGCAGCCAAAGATATGGGAATTGATACTTCAGCAGACACTTATGACAAAGCACCTGTCACCCGTTCTTTTCAGGGAACACTGTCTGCCAAAAGCGGTTTCCGCTCCGGCGAAAAAGATGAGATCGATGTATTTCTCCCCACCGGAGATCAGGCACTCTCTTCTGTAGTTAATTATGTAGACGAACAGAAAAAAAGTGCCAGCTTCTATGATACTGAGAAACTTGAGACAAGAGATAAATATGCATTATTCTTTGGTGGAAACCACGCTCAGATAAAGATCAGTACTCCTACTGAAACAGATAATACACTGCTTGTGCTTAAGGATTCATACGCAAACAGCTTCATCCCATTTCTTGCTCAGCATTACCGAAAGATCATAATGATTGATCCCCGTTATTACTTTGGAGATCTGGAGCAGTTAATGCAGGTTGAGAATGTTCAGGAAATTCTGTACCTGTATAATGCTAATACCTTCTTCACAGACACTTCTCTGGAGCTTGCCCTGACAACTGCTGAACAGGATTCTTCTGATACATCTGATATCAGATAA